The Streptomyces sp. NBC_00102 genome segment TGTCTTCTGCCTTGCGCCGGATTGCGCGGCACACTCAGCGTCGAGCAGGGGTTCAGTGGCGTCAATCAGCTTGCTACAAACTGGCGCAATCTGCTTGGGACTTGGGCCATGGGGCCTCTACGTTCGTCTCGAACCCAACCTGCTCAGGCAGTTCCGAGGGGAGAGCGTGGTGGCGAACGTGACGGAAGAGCGCGATCCGAAGGCGGCCGGCAGTGCGCCCATCGACGTGCAGACGATCTCTCGCATCACGGACGAGGTGCTGAAGCTACGGCTCAACACCTCGACGCACGAGGCCATTACCGCTCATGCCCAGGCCATCCACGGAGCCCTGAACTTGCTCGTCCGTGAAGAGCTGGGCGCGGACGAGGACTCGATAGTCCGAGACCAGATCGAGCGGGCGTACAGGGTGCTGGCATCAAGATGGTGTCCCGTGGAGTGGTGTAGCGGATCTTGGCGGGGATGTGCGCCTGTTTTGAGCCGTGATGTGCGTCGGCTGCCTGTGCGCGCTCCCTGAACACGAGGGCGGCCACCGTGTAACTGTCCTGGGTGAACGGGCAGTTCGACCCAAGGGAGTACACGGTGGCCTTGTCACAGCATGACCTACTCCGCCTGCTGGAGTCACTGCGTTCGGCGGATGGTCTTGAACTCGTGCGTGAAATCGCCCAGCGGCTGCTGCAGGAGCTGATCGAGGCCGAGGCCACGGCGCACATCGGCGCGGAATGGAACGAGCAGACAACCGCGCGGACCGGCTACCGCAACGGGCACCGGGACAAGACGGTGACCACGCAGGCCGGCGACTTGGAACTCGCGATCCCGAAACTGCGGGCCGGCAGCTTCTTCCCCAGCCTGCTCGAACGCCGGCGCCGCATCGACCAGGCCCTCTACGCCGTCGTCATGGAGGCATACGTCCACGGCGTTTCCACCCGCAACGTCGATGACCTGGTCAAAGCGCTCGGCTCGGACACCGGAATATCGAAGAGCGAGGTCTCGCGGATCTGCGGCGATCTCGACGAACAGCTCGACGCGTTCCGCACCCGCCCGCTGGACCACACCCGGTTCCCCTACGTGTATCTCGACGCGACCTACGTCAAGGCCCGCGTGGACCACCGGATCGTCTCCCAGGCCGTGGTCATCGCTACTGGTGTCACCGAGGACGGCGGCCGCGAGGTCCTGGGTGTCATGGTCGGCGACAGCGAGACCGAAGCGTTCTGGTCCACGTTCCTGCGCTCGTTGCGGGAGCGGGGCATGAGCGGGGTCCGCCTGGTCATCTCCGACAGCCACAGCGGCCTGGTCAAAGCCATCCGCAAGGTCATGCTCGGCGCCGCCTGGCAGCGCTGCCGGGTTCACTTCGTCCGCAACGTCTTCTCCGCGATCCCCAAAGGAGCGGCCGAGATGGTCGCCGCGACGATCCGCACTCTCTTCGCCCAGCCCACCGCCGAAACCGTCCGGGCCCATCTCGACACCGTCGCGGACATGCTCGGCTCACAGTTCCCCAAGGTCAGAGAGATGCTCCTCGGCGCGAAGGAGGACTTGACCGCCTTCGCGGACTTTCCTCACCAGCACTGGAAGAAGATCCAGTCGACCAACCCGCTCGAACGGCTGAACCGGGAGATCAAGCGCCGGTCCGACGTCGTCCAGGTCTTCCCGAACACCGCAGCCGTCAACCGGCTCGCCACCGCCGTCCTCGCCGAACTCCACGACGAGTGGATCGCCTTCCCCCGCCGCTACCTCTCTACCGAAAGCATGGACAGCCTCTATCCGGACACCGCGACCCTCCTGCCTGGCACAACCGAGTGATCACCTACACCACCTCACGGGACATGACCGCCAGAAAAGCGCAGCCATCGCCTCATAGGTGTGCACCACTCCCCCTTTGCTTTCGGCAAGGCGTACGCGCTGCTGGCGGCGGAAGCTCCCACGCGGGAGACGCCGTGCTTCCGGTCCTACGCCCACATGCGCGAAGCGGCCGGCACCACCCGGCACCTCCTGCGGATCTGGGCCGGCAGGAACAGGGTGGGCGGACCGCACGGCCGGGACACCGCACAGGCGGCCGAGGAGCGGCCGTGACGATGAGGATCGCGGTGTACCGCGTCGGGCGCGACGGATTCCGCCGGACGATTCGCCCCGCAGGCCCGGTCGAACCCCTCGACGTGCCGCAGGCCACGTCGGCCTGGCCCCGGTGCCGGTGCCCCCGTCACAGGGCGGTGTGACGGCCCGGCCGATCACGATCACCGGCGCCGAACGCGTGCCGACGACGGCATCATCGTGACCCGGAACGCTTCACCCTGGTGTGCGACGCGGGCACCCTGACGGCGGACGAGGCCGCGCAGGTGGCCCTGCCCGACGACGCGCCCGCCGCGTTGGCGGCCGTCCACCCGGGTTCCCCGACGGAGGCTCCACGATGACCCCGGTGGAGCGCCCGCCAGGCTCAGCGGGCGCTCCTCATCCCGACCGCCGCCCGCCCAGGGAGTTCAGCAGCGCGGCGCCCCGTTCGGCGTCGTCCACGCTCACCGCGAAGTCCTTGCCCCTGGCTCGTATGACGAGGCACTCTCCGCCGCGGAGCATCACCGTGGTCCCCAGCCCGCTCAGCCGGTAGCCCCAGCCGCCCACCTGGGTCGGCCTGCGGTACTCGGACCGGGCCGACTCGATGTCCTGGAGGGCCCAGCGCCGCGCCGGCCAGCCGAACGGCCCGAACGACACCTTCAGCCCCTTCTCGCTGACGGTCGCCTGCACGGAGGCGCAGCCCAGAACCAGCACCGAGGAGAGCGCGACGGGCACGATCACCGACCAGGGCGGGGTCGTCACCCCCACGACGGCGACGAGGGCGGCGGCCACGGCCACGCCCCCGGCGAGCGCCGCGACCGCATGGAGCCACGGGTTGGACGCCCGGGAGAACCACATGAGCCGCTGACCGTCCGGCAGAACCATGCGCGGGCCGTCCTGCGCCGGCCCCGGGGCGGGGGCCCTCCGGCCGGCCACCCGCCACGCGGCCAGCCCGACCACGGTCGCCACCGCGAGAGTTCCGAGGGCCCAGCCCGTCACCGAGCCGGCCTCATGCCAGTCGGCCCGGTCCAGGTTGGCCCGTACGATCGATGCCTGAACGCCGACCAGGAAGACACCCGCCGGGAGCAGGACGGCGCCCGCCCACCCTCGCGCCGCACCACCCCGCCGCACGTTCGCACGCCACACCGCGAGCCCGGCCCCCGCGACCACCACCGCCCATATCAGCGCGGGGACGAGTGCGGCGGCCCACAGGGGCATGGAGCCGTCGGGCCGCCCCGTTCCGTTCCAGTGTGTCGCCACCCTGCCCGGCAGCCGACTGCCCGCCGCCGGGACCATGCCCACCAGTAGCGCCAGGATTCCGACAACCCAGCAGACGGCACCCCATAGGGCGCCGCTGCCGCCGTGCGCGCGCTCGCTCACTGCTCCGCCCCCCTGATCATCTCGGCCAGATCCGCCCTGCTGTAACCCAGCCGCGCGGCATCGGCCACCAGATCGGCCACCCGGTCCAGCAGCGCGGAGCGCCGGTCCGCTCCGGCGGCCACCGTCACGCCCCGACCGCGCCGGAACTCCAGAACCCCCTGGTCCCGGAGGCTCCGGAGGCCGCGCAGAACCGTGTTGACGTTCACGCCCAGCGCCTGGGACAGGTCACGTGCCGGTGGAAGCCGGTCCCCCGGCAGGCATTCCCCCTCCGCGATGGCGCGGCGGATCGCGCCCGCGACCTGCTCGTGCAGGGGGCTGGCGTCAGCGGTGTTCAGCGTCAACAGCATGGTGCTAATGAAAGTAGCACCATGCGCTTGATCAGGGGAGGGTGCGAGCGGGCTGATCACCCGTCGAGGAGCCTCACCCCACCCCGTAGTGGTCCGCCGCCACCCGGGCCATGGCGCCGATGCGGTCCGCCTTCACGCTGTTCGCGGAGAAGAAGGCGTGTCCGCCGACGGCCGGGTAGTCCTCGGCGAGGGTGAGGTGGCGGGAGAGTTCGGACGTGCTCTGCCAGGCGGAGTTCTGGGCCGGGTCGCCGGCCTTGTAGAGCGCCTCGCCGATGTAGAGGTCGACGTCCGTACCCTCCACCACCTCCGCCCACCACGGCACCAGCTCGGCGTAGTCGGCCCCCGACTGGCCGATGCTCCAGTAGAGCTGCGGGCAGATGTAGTCGATCCAGCCCTGCTTGATCCACTTGCGGGTGTCCGCGTGGAGGTCGTCGTACGTCTCCACCCCGGCGGAGGTCGGGGAGCCGAGCGGGTCCGTCGTCTTGTTGCGCCAGACGCCGAAGGGGCTGATGCCGAAGCGGACGTTCGGCTTGATCTCCTTGATCCGGTCGGAGGTCTCCTTCACCAGCCGGTCGATGTTGTCCCGGCGCCAGGCCGCCTTGCTGCTGAAGCCGGAGCCGTGCTCGGCGTAGGTGTCGGCGTCGTCGAAGGTCTGGCCGGAGACGGGGTACGGGTAGAAGTAGTCGTCCCAGTGGACGGCGTCGATGTCGTACCGGCCGACCGCGTCCATCATGGCGTCCTGGACGAACGAGCGGACCTCCGGCAGCCCGGGGTCGTAGTAGAGCTTCCCGCCGTACGGAATGACCCACTCCGGGTGGACCCGGGCGGGATGGGTGGCGAGGAGCTTCTTCGGGTCGGTCTGGTTGGAGACCCGGTACGGGTTGAACCAGGCGTGGAGTTCGAGGCCGCGCGCGTGGGCCTCGGTCACCGCCGTGCCGAGCGGGTCCCAGCCGGGGTCCTTGCCCTGGACGCCGGTCAGGTACTGCGACCAGGGCTCGTGGGGCGAGGGCCAGAGGGCGTCGGCGCTGGGCCTGACCTGGAGGATGACCGCGTTCAGGCCGAAGCGGACGGCCCGGTCCAGGTGGGCGATCAGTTCGCTGCGCTGGGTGGCCGCCGACAGCCCGGTGGCCGAGGGCCAGTCGACGTTGGCCACCGTGGCGATCCACATCCCTCGCAGCCCGGTCACCGCCCGGTGACGTCGGTCACGGGACACGGGCCCGACGGCCCCCGCCGGACCCGGTGCGGCCAGGGCCGCCACCGCCCCGGCCGCGCCCAGCATGAATGCCCTCCGGCCCATGCGCCGCATACGCTCCACCTTCCGCTCGTGCTCGGTCGCACCGCTCCGGTCGGGTGCGTGACGCAGATCATGCCTTCTCGGACCGTTGATGACCCGCAGGTAACTTGGGCCGCGTCGCCGGGTACCGTCTGGAGGTCGAAGCGGGTACCGCCACCCACGGGCCCCGCGATACGGAGATCAGGGAGAGGCACGAGGTGACGGACTCTATGGCCGACATTGCACGCGTCGGAGTGGTCGGCTGTGGCCAGATGGGCGCAGGTATCGCGGAGGTCTGCGCACGCAGTGGCCTTGAGGTGATGGTCGCGGAGACCACCGGTGAGGCCCTGGAGATAGGGCGTACCCGGCTCCAGAACTCCCTGTCGAAGGCCGCCGAACGCGGCAAGATCACCGAAGAGGAGCGCGACGAGACCCTCGGCCGCCTCAGCTTCACCACCGACCTCGGCGAGTTCGCCGACCGCGATCTGGTCATCGAGGCCGTCGTGGAGAACGAGCAGGTCAAGACGGAGATCTTCCGGGTGCTCGACCAGGTGGTGACGCGGCAGGACGCGATCCTGGCCTCGAACACCTCGTCCATCCCGCTGGTGAAGCTCGCCGTGGCCACGTCCCGTCCGGACCAGGTCATCGGCATCCACTTCTTCAACCCGGCGCCGGTGCAGAAGCTCGTCGAACTGATTCCCGCCCTGACGACGTCCGAGCAGACCGTGCTGCGGGCCGAGTCCCTCGTACGGGAGGTACTGGGCAAGCACCCCATCCGGGCGCAGGACCGGTCCGGGTTCGTGGTGAACGCCCTGCTGATCCCGTACCTGCTCTCCGCGATCCGGATGTTCGAGTCGGGCATCGCCAGCCGCGAGGACATCGACAACGGCATGGAGATGGGCTGCGCCCACCCGATGGGGCCGCTGAAGCTCGCGGACCTGATCGGCCTGGACACGGTGGCCTCCGTCGCCGACTCGATGTACGCGGAGTACAAGGAGCCCCTGTACGCCGCTCCCCCGCTGCTCCAGCGCATGGTGGACGCGGGCCGGCTCGGCCGGAAGACGGGGGCGGGGTTCTACCCGTACGCCTGACCGTGCAACTGTGGGCCCGGAGCTGCGAGTTCGGCTCCGGGCCCACAGTCCTGTCCGGGGCGTGCGCGGCCCGACTACGGTACGACCCGCCACCCGTCCGCCCCCTCCGTCCGAGGAGATACCGGCATGTCAGCCACCACCGCTCAGCCGCCGCCCACCGCGGCCGCGCCTGCCGAGCGGCGCTCCGCGCGCCTCGTCACCGAGGTGCTGGCCCCGCCCCATCTCGTCGTCCTCGTGCTGATCGTCATCGGCACGCACGCCACCGGCTCCCTCGCGGGCGCCGGCTGGGGTCTGCTCGCCGGGGTCTTCTGCGGTGGCCTGCCCATCGTCTTCGTCGTCGCCGGTGTCCGCCGGGGCCGGTGGTCCGACAAGCACCTCAAGATCCGTGCCCAGCGGTGGATACCCCTGTTCGTCACCCTCGGCTCGGTCCTCGTCGGCACCGGCCTGCTGGCGGCACTCGGAGCGCCCCGCGAGGTCGTCGCCCTGGTGGCCGCCATGATCGCCGGGCTGCTGCTGACGATGGCCGTCACCGTCTGGTGGAAGGTCAGCGTCCACACCGCGGTCGCCTCGGGCGTGGCCGTCGTGATCACCGTGGCGTACGGGTGGTGGGCCGCCCTGCTGTACCTCGGCGTCGCGGCCGTGGGGTGGTCCCGGGTCTCGCTGCGGGACCACACGACGGGGCAGGTCGTCGTGGGGGCCGTGCTGGGCGGTACGGCCGCCGCCGCGGTCTTCGCGGGACTCCGCTGAGCGGTTCGCCGGAACATGCCTCCGCCGGAACAGGACTCCGCCAGGACAGGACTCCGCCGGAACAGGGCCTCCGCCGAAAAAGGGCTCCGCCGGACCGGGGCTCCTGCCGGGCGCAGGACTTCCCCGGTGGGGCGGCCGGACCGTCCGGCCGCCCCACCGGCGCAACCGGTGCGGGGCCGCCGTCACCCCAGCCTGAGGTGGTGGAGCATCAGCAGTCCGGCCGCCATGTTGGCCGCGGGTACCTCGCCCCTCGCGACGAGGTCGGGTACGGACTTGAGGGGCACCCACTCCCGGCGCGAGGACTCGAAGCCGTCGGCGGGCGGCCCGGTCCAGTGGGCCTCCTCGGCCCAGTAGAGGTGGTGGCGGGCGTCGGTGAGTCCGTTGGAGGGCTCCACCGTCATCAGCGGCCGCAGCGCGCCGGGGCGC includes the following:
- a CDS encoding DUF1648 domain-containing protein, with the protein product MSERAHGGSGALWGAVCWVVGILALLVGMVPAAGSRLPGRVATHWNGTGRPDGSMPLWAAALVPALIWAVVVAGAGLAVWRANVRRGGAARGWAGAVLLPAGVFLVGVQASIVRANLDRADWHEAGSVTGWALGTLAVATVVGLAAWRVAGRRAPAPGPAQDGPRMVLPDGQRLMWFSRASNPWLHAVAALAGGVAVAAALVAVVGVTTPPWSVIVPVALSSVLVLGCASVQATVSEKGLKVSFGPFGWPARRWALQDIESARSEYRRPTQVGGWGYRLSGLGTTVMLRGGECLVIRARGKDFAVSVDDAERGAALLNSLGGRRSG
- a CDS encoding IS256 family transposase; this translates as MALSQHDLLRLLESLRSADGLELVREIAQRLLQELIEAEATAHIGAEWNEQTTARTGYRNGHRDKTVTTQAGDLELAIPKLRAGSFFPSLLERRRRIDQALYAVVMEAYVHGVSTRNVDDLVKALGSDTGISKSEVSRICGDLDEQLDAFRTRPLDHTRFPYVYLDATYVKARVDHRIVSQAVVIATGVTEDGGREVLGVMVGDSETEAFWSTFLRSLRERGMSGVRLVISDSHSGLVKAIRKVMLGAAWQRCRVHFVRNVFSAIPKGAAEMVAATIRTLFAQPTAETVRAHLDTVADMLGSQFPKVREMLLGAKEDLTAFADFPHQHWKKIQSTNPLERLNREIKRRSDVVQVFPNTAAVNRLATAVLAELHDEWIAFPRRYLSTESMDSLYPDTATLLPGTTE
- a CDS encoding GntR family transcriptional regulator; the protein is MLLTLNTADASPLHEQVAGAIRRAIAEGECLPGDRLPPARDLSQALGVNVNTVLRGLRSLRDQGVLEFRRGRGVTVAAGADRRSALLDRVADLVADAARLGYSRADLAEMIRGAEQ
- a CDS encoding 3-hydroxybutyryl-CoA dehydrogenase; this translates as MADIARVGVVGCGQMGAGIAEVCARSGLEVMVAETTGEALEIGRTRLQNSLSKAAERGKITEEERDETLGRLSFTTDLGEFADRDLVIEAVVENEQVKTEIFRVLDQVVTRQDAILASNTSSIPLVKLAVATSRPDQVIGIHFFNPAPVQKLVELIPALTTSEQTVLRAESLVREVLGKHPIRAQDRSGFVVNALLIPYLLSAIRMFESGIASREDIDNGMEMGCAHPMGPLKLADLIGLDTVASVADSMYAEYKEPLYAAPPLLQRMVDAGRLGRKTGAGFYPYA
- a CDS encoding glycoside hydrolase family 10 protein, whose translation is MRRMGRRAFMLGAAGAVAALAAPGPAGAVGPVSRDRRHRAVTGLRGMWIATVANVDWPSATGLSAATQRSELIAHLDRAVRFGLNAVILQVRPSADALWPSPHEPWSQYLTGVQGKDPGWDPLGTAVTEAHARGLELHAWFNPYRVSNQTDPKKLLATHPARVHPEWVIPYGGKLYYDPGLPEVRSFVQDAMMDAVGRYDIDAVHWDDYFYPYPVSGQTFDDADTYAEHGSGFSSKAAWRRDNIDRLVKETSDRIKEIKPNVRFGISPFGVWRNKTTDPLGSPTSAGVETYDDLHADTRKWIKQGWIDYICPQLYWSIGQSGADYAELVPWWAEVVEGTDVDLYIGEALYKAGDPAQNSAWQSTSELSRHLTLAEDYPAVGGHAFFSANSVKADRIGAMARVAADHYGVG